Genomic segment of Halococcus sediminicola:
GTCTCTACGAAAAAGACGCACAGCGACGCGTTGAGCTTGCTATCGAACTCGTCGACGAACTCTCCGAGATAGGTGTCCCCGCGGACACCTATCTCTTCGACACGAGCTACTGTTCCGAGGAGTTCGTCATGTGCCTCGAAACCTATGGCAAAGAGTGGGTTTCAGCTGTCAAAAGTAACGCACGCGTGAGCTACGGTGGTGAACGAATCCGTGTCGATGCGCTCGGCAAGCGCATCGACATAGTCCCACGCACGATCAGCAGCGAAACCTACCACATCTGGACGCAGAAGCGTGACGTCAGCCGTCTCGGCGAGGTGAAGTTGCTGATCACCGAGAAGGAACCGAACGAAGAAGGCGAAGCAAGTGTGAAGTACATCGTTTCGAATAAGATCGACGCGCCAGCGAGCCATCTCATCGAGTTGTACGCGATGAGATGGCGAGTGGAGACGGTCTTCAGGGACACCAAGCAAGATCTTGGTTTGGGAGACTGCGAGCTCCGGCACGCCGCAGGTGCCAGTCGGCACTGGCACCTGCTGATGTTGGCCTACAGCCTCCTAAAGCTCGGTGCTGCAGACAGCGCCCTTGGAACGATTCTCGCACACGCGAGTTCACTTCGCAACGACATCAAACGATCCTTCCGCGAGAGCGTTCAAAATCTTCTCTCCTGGGCGCTCAACAGTCCCGACCGCAGCACCGACGAGCTAATGCACCAAATTGAGGGGATGTTCGTCTAACGTGCGAAGTCAAGTAACTAGGGATAGTACGGATGCCCTCTCCGAGAGAGTATGCTACCCCCCTCGCCAATCAACCTTTTGGCTGGCCTAAATCAGAAGGGCAGTTTGATTAACTTCGGCGCGTCTTCGTATGCTTGGGTATTTTATACTATAGCGAATGGAAATAAGTACATGGTGTTGCACATCAGACGCGCACTCGGCAACGGCGTCTCGAAGACACTCACAACGGCCGGGCTCATATTCGTCGTTCTGATCGGTATCGCTCAGATCGCTTTCTTGGCATTGTCGAACACCCTTGCTGAGGCGTTTTTGGCAGGTCTCGACCTCCCGGCAGGGATTACCGAAACCACGGCCTCAGTCCCACTATCGCTGCCAATATCGGCGACCATGGCAGGAGTGCTCTCGATCGTTGTGCTCCTCGCATTGCAAGTGATCACGGTCGTTCTGATTCGCGTGATGACCGCGGATCGTCCTGCCATCACCAGTGAGACGTACACGCGACGGATGGGCTGGGTGGTACTCAATTCGGTCGTTGGCGGAATCGTCCTCGGAATCCTGTCAACAATGGGGCTCATCCTGCTGATAATCCCGGGACTGTTCCTGACGGTGAGCTTGTTGTTCACCGTGATCTACATCGCTGATGAAGACGAGAGCTTCTTCAGCGCGATGAAAAACAGTTGGAGCCTCGCGTCGGGTAATCGATGGCGATTGCTCGGGCTGTATGTCGCCGTCTTCGTCGTGTACATGATTCTCTCAATAGTTCTTGGACTCATCATGCCACCCGCGTCGATCGTCTCACAACTCGCTACGGGTATCCTCTCAACCGTTCTGGTGGTCTATCTGATGGCTGTACTCACTGACGCGTACCGTCAACTCCGTCGCGATGACCAGCCTGGACAGGGAACGGACATCGATTCGAATACTGCCGTCTAAGATCATTCAATAGTTCTCTTGGCCTGAACATGAGAGTCGATCAGAGCCACACGTTCTGTGACACCATAGAATCATTGGCCTTCTCTACCTGTTCTTTTTCCATACTTCGGGAGTTAGCAGGATTTCATACCATCGGGTCCGTATCACTCAAAATAAATGGTAATCAGCAATCTTAGCGCCTCCTCCAACTTGCCAGATACGAGATTCGATACCTAGCGCTTCAACTTCGTTGGCAACTTTCCCAGCGTGCTCGGCGGTTGTGTTGAGATACGCGGTTGCTCCCGTGTCTGATGAGAAAAAGACTGGAATGCCGTTTTCGCGCAGGCGACGTGTTAATGAGAGTAGACGGAGGGTTTCTGGTCGCCAATAAATCCAGCCTTCAGGACCGGTCATTGTTACCGCGAGAAGGCTCAGTGAGTCTTGTTCAGCGAGCGCGAACGTCGATTTAAAATTCCCATTTTGGATTGCTTCGCGCATCTCTGCTAAGGCGCCATGTATATACGCGAGTCGCCCATCGAAAAGGTGAGATTGTGGTGTTTCCCTGTGTGCATGCGAGGTCTGCTTATACTGTGATACCAGTCCCACTACAATCCGAATATCTTCGTCAAACGAGTTCGCTATCGGCTCTGCGACACAGTTTTCATCACATCGATCCGATCGGAGGTGTGAGAATCCACCCGTTATGCTTCGTGCTGCTGATGTTGCACCGCGCCGCGCTACCGCAGAGAGTTCTTTACGGGACAGTTCTAGCTTCGCAGCTGTCGCCGCTGCAAGCGTAAGTGCTGCAAACGCGGACGCTGAAGCACCGAGACCCACATTTGACTCAAAGGTATTCTCGGATACTACCCGGGCAGACGTATCTATACCTGCAAGACTCCGAATCCGGTTGAGGACCGTCGTTGCTCGTTCATAACCCTCACTGTCGATTTCAGCGCCATTCACGAGACAGGAATCTCTTCTATACCCGAATTCCACAGTGGTGCGCGTTTTCGATGGAGTTGTGCAAATAGAGATAGAGTCATGATATGGGATATTGTATTCGGTATCTCTAAGTCCATGATACTTGATCAAGCCTTGAATCGGATGGGCTTGTGCGGTCGCTTTCATGAGCGGAACTGTGATTTTCTTCTAATACTCACCGCGGATCGATCACTCTTCAGCGGCATCGACTACCTCATAGCTGATGTTTCCTTCCCGAAGCTCGTCCGTATGCGCTGAAAGGACGTTCGTTGTGGCTAGCAGTAGGACATCTAGCCCTTTCATAGCCGCCTCCCGTACAGCAGCGACAGTACCGAATCGGATATGCGGTTCGAAGCTCGCTGTGCGGACTGCGGCTAGCGCTTCGGTGCCGGCGGTCGCAATCAGTTCGTGCGTGTCGACATAGTCGGATACCAGATCGGGATCTACTGTTGCACTTCCTCCGTTTTCGACGTGAGGAACCGAAACAATCGTCACCGTCCCTACATCATAATCGACGACCCCGTCGAAATTCGTGATGCCAACGTCCCGGTCAGCATTCGCATCCGTTACTGCAACTGCAGTTGCGTTGCCGACGTCGCCAGACAGTGCTCGTAATACGCCCTCTTGCATCGTGAGTGAGACGGTTTCGCCCTCACTGATTGCCGTCTTTGCGATGGCAGTTTCGGTTTCCACTTGTCCAATGACGTCCTCAGAAACGTGTTGGACGAATTCGTGCAACTCATCGGTTTGGGACATGAGCCAGTCAACCCCCTCCTTGGTAACTTCGTATCGGCCGCGGCCGTGTTTGATAGCATATTCCTGCTCGACGAGGTCGAGAAGGTAATCGCTCACTGCTTGGGCAGTGACACCGATAGCGTCAGCGATTTCCCGTTGGCTTACCGCCGGCTGTCGCTCTGCAATCTGTACCAAGATTTGATATCTGGTGGCGTTGCGTTTGCTTTGGAGAACACTGGAGCCGTCGGCGTCGTCAGTATTCTTCGACATTATACGTGCTCAGCAGTGATAACTCAAATATTTTTGCTTTACCCCGAGTGAAGTTGTCTTTTGACCCCGCCACCCCCGATCTACACAACCAAGGGCGTCTTACAACAACCAAAATTGTTTTACACTCCACGCGAGTTGTCTATAGTGATGTCCCGCGTATCGCTTCCACACGAGGCGAAGGCCGGTCCAACGAAACCGGAGGTCAGAGCCGTCCTTCTAAGTAAACTCGATCTCGGACCGACCGACCATTTCACGGAGGTCGGCTCGTGTACCGGAGCCGTCACGGTCGAGGCGGCCCGGCGCGCCGGTCGGGTCACTGCGCTCGAACGAAAGCCGGAACGATTGGAGACCACTCGGAAGAACCTCTCCGCAAACGACGTCAATGGCGTGAAATTCCGCGAAGCAGAAGCACCCGATGGGCTGCCAGACGACGCGGATGTGTTGTTTCTCGGCGGCAGTCGAAACTACGAGACGGTTCTCGACCACGCGGTCGAAACCGGCATCGACAGGGTAGTCATGAACGTCTCGCGGCTCGAAATCGCCGGCGCGGCGGCTGAGGCGTTCCGCGAACGAGACCTCCTTGATGAAATCGTCCAATTTCAGGTGAGTCACGGCTACGACCTCGCCGGCGCAACGAGTTTCGATTCGGACAACCCGGTATACATGCTCGTTGGCGGGACCGGCGAGGTCGCGGCAGACGGAGGAACCCAATGACTCTCCACGGTGTCGGACTCGGTCCCGGTGAAGCCGATCTCGTGACCGTTCGGGGAAAGCGGATTCTCGAATCGGCCGCGGTCGTGTACTCGCCCGGACGCCTCTCCCGGTCGGTTGCAACCGAACACGTTCCCAAAGCGCGCATCGGCAATCTTGACTTTCCCATGACTCGCGATGAGGACGAACTCCGACGAGCGTGGAAGAAGGCTGCCGAAGAGATCGCACCGCGTGCGCACGAGGAGACCGTCGCCTTCGTCACATTGGGCGACCCAAACGTCTATTCGACGTTCGGCCACCTCCGGCGAACGCTGTCGGCATTTCATCCAGCCGTCGACATCGAAATCGTACCCGGCGTGAGTGCTGTCACGGCCTTCACCACCGCACTCGGCATCGAAATCGCGTCGGGAGCCGATATCGCGCTCCACGAAGCCGCCCGCGGCGCGGCCCCCACGGGTCCGGACCGGATGGTGCTGTTCAAAGTCACCGACGTACCTGCGACGCACGAGTCTCTCGTGGCGGCGGGTTACGACATCGTGTACGGCCGCCGGCTCTACATGGAGCAGGGTGAGACCATCGTGACCGACGACCCCGCGGCGCTGGCTGACCGGGATTACTATACGCTGGCGTATGCCGAAAAACGCGACCTCGATGTAGAACCCGCCACCGCGACGTTCGAGACCGCAACGACTGAACCCACCTCAGATGGCAAAGCGACGAAGACGGATGGCGGGTCCACATCCAAAGGAAATCGAGAGCTAACCGACGAGACGCCGAGCGAGGTCGCACGAATCGAACGCGCCGAGGGTGAGCTCTGTGGCGACGAGGTTTCGGGAGTCTCGCGATGACTGACCCGCAGGACGCCATCGATTCGGAGACAGCCAGCACGATCGAGCGTGATCCGCGCATCGGCGAGCGAACCGCCGGCGAAATGCAAGAGGGGATTCCGTTCATCGGTGCCGGTCCCGGCGATCCGGGATTGCTCACTGTGACAGGAAAGAAGTTGGTCGAATCAGCTGATTTGGTTGTCCACGCTGGATCGCTGGTCAATAGCGAGCTTCTCTCCAAGTTCTGTGCCGATGCCGAACAGGTATCGAGCATCGGCAAGAATTTGGAGGAACTGGTACCGCTAATGAGAGACGCCCACGAGGACGGACGAACCGTCGTCCGGCTCCACAGCGGGGACCCTGCGATCTACGGCGCGGCGCTCGAACAGATGGACGCACTCGAACACGAGGGAGTTCGGACGTATCTCGTGCCGGGCGTGACCTCAGCGTTCGCAGCGAGTGCGACACTCAGGACCCAACTCACCCTGAACGGCGTGGCGAACCACGTCGCGTTCACCCGGCCGCAGGGGAAAACCTTGGACCCCGAAGAGGACCACATCGGCGAGTTCGTCGGGATGGGCGACGTGACAACCTGCATCTATCTCGGAACCCACGCTGTGGGCGAGACAATGGACCGACTTCTCGACGAGGGCCACGACCCAGAGACGCCCGTAGCCGCCGTCTATCACGCCTCGTGGCCCGACGAAGACATCGTGGAGGGAACGATCGCCACCATCGGCGAGAAACTCGAAGACGCAGGCTACCGTGCCTCCGCGATGGTCGTTATTGGCGATGCCGCGCGGAAAGCGGGCTACGAGCGGTCGTATCTCTACGGCGACTGGGCGAATCGCGGACAAAGCGAGGCGGACGATTGAATCATGAGCACTGACACAACCGACACAAACACCGACGACACGGACGAGGAATCGGGTGGCCACTGTTCGACCGCGGACTCGGACGGAGAAGTGGCTGAAGAAATCGCTATCATCAGCTTCGAGCGCAAACTCGATACGGCCCACGAAATCGAGGATGGAATTGGCGACGGTTACGACCGCGTGGACATCATCGAGTACCACGGCGACGTTTTCGAGGAACACTGGGGCGAGTACGACTGTTTCATCGGACTGATGGCCTCGGGGATTGCGATGCGTAAAACCGCGCCGCTGCTCGACAGCAAGTGGGACGACCCCGCCATCGTGGTCGTCGACGAGGAACTCACGTGGGCCATTCCCATCACGGGTGGCCATCATGGTGCGAATCAGGTCGCCCACGACCTCTCCACATTGGGTGCTGTTCCCGCAATGACCACTGCGAGCGAGGCCGCGGGCAAGCAGGGCGTCGAGAGCAAGGCGAAAGCCCTCGACACCCACGTCGTCAACGGCGATTCGACCGTGGCGACGAATCTCGCAGTGCTGAACGACGAACTCGGACCTGTCGCCCGCCTTGACGGCCCGCGTGCGGTCCTCGTGGATGACGATGTGACGGTGTTGAAACGCAACGGCGATGAGGGCGTGGTTCTCGGGACGGGTACCGTCTCGGGGGTGAAGAAAGAGCAAGTCCTTGATGCGTGGCAAGATTCCCTTTCCGCCCTCGGACTCGACTTCGCGGCTGTCGATTTCGTTGCCACCGGCACCCGCAAAGAGGGTGAAGAAGGGATGTACGATGCCGCTCAAGAAATCGGTGCCGGTGTCGTGCTCTTCGAAAAGGAAACCTTGGAGGAGTTCGAGGGTCCCTCTTCGTCGCGCTCGAAGGAACTCATCGGCTGGCCAGGAATAGCCGAAGCATCGGCCATCGCTGGCGGGCGCGACCACGAACTCACGCGCGAGAAAGAACGATTCGACGATGCGGTGACGGTGGCGGTGGGACGATGACGAGCGAATCAACCCAGGGGATGGGTACACTCTATGTCGTCGGCATAGGGCCGGGACTGCCCCATGTGATGACCCAGCGCGCGAAGGACATCGTCTCGACGGCCGACTGTGTGATCGCATCGAACCTCTATCAGGAATTCCTGCGCCAAGACGGTACCATTCCATCCGAAGATGCCGTTACCGACGGCGGGATGGCGGTTCATCCCGATGGAACCGAACAGGAAATCGTCCGGTCCTCAATGGGCCAACAGGTCGAACTCGCTCGTGAGGCGTTCGAGCGGGTTCGGAACGGCGAGGACGTCGCCCATGTCTCGGGCGGCGATCCGAACGTCTATGGAAAATCCGACTTGCTGTTCACGATGGCCGAGGCCGAGGACGCCAACGACGTTCCCATCGAAATCGTGCCAGGCGTGACGGCGGCTTTGGGTGGTGCAGCGAACCTCGGTGCGCCGCTCAGCAACGACTTCTGCACGATTTCGCTCTCGGACAAGTGGCGCGGCTGGGACGAAATTGAGGAGAAATTGCGTGCAGCGGCCATCTCTGAGTTCGTTATCGTCCTCTATAATTGCTGGCGGGATTACGAGCGTGCCATCGATGTACTCCGCGAGGAGCGCGACGACGACGTTCCCATCGGGATTTTCAATGATGCCGGACGCGGTGATGCGGGCCGGAATCTGGACGACGAGACCCACACCATCACCACCCTCGGCGACGCCAACGATCACGACGACGAGGTCGGCGGGATGGGGACTTCCATCCTCGTCGGCACTCACGAGACAAATGTCTGGGAAAACGACCACCGGCAGTACCTCGTCACCCCGCGTGGCGGACGTGACGTGGAGGACTTCTAAAATGAACACTGACGACACCATCGACAACGACGCGAGTACCGAACCCGAAACCAACTGCGGTTCGAACAGTGCCGAAACGGAATCGAGATCGAACTGCGGAGCCTCGACAGAGACTGACGGTGGCGTCACGAGCGCCGCGAGCACCGACGACAGTGTCTCGAAATGCGGTGGCTCCTCTGAATCGTCGGAATCGAATTGTGGCGCATCGAAAAAGGAGAAAACCGACGAGAAGGTCGCCTCGACGGTCGATGACTTCGATGCGGACCCCGGCCGGTTCGTTGCGGTCGGTCTTGGACCTGGACAGGCCGAGGGAATGACCCAGCGCGCCCGTGCGGCACTCATGGCGGCAGAACACATCGTCGGCTACACGACGTACATCGACCTCCTGCCTGCAGAAGTCATTGAATCAGCCGACGACCTCTACGACACGCCGATGTGCGGCGAGGTCTCCCGCACTGAGGAGGCAATCGATCGCGCGCTCGCGGGCAACGACGTCGCCATCATCGGCAGCGGCGACCCAAATGTGTATGCGCTCTCTGGACTCGCGCTCGAAATCCTCGAATCTAAAGGCGCGACGGCGAGCATGGTGGATTTCGAGGTCGTTCCGGGCGTTCCCGCCGCTCAATCCTGCGGCGCACGGCTCGGTGCTCCCCTCGTCAACGACACTGTGAGCATCTCGCTGTCGGATCACCTCACGCCGATGGAAGACATCGAATCACGGCTTCACGCCGTCGCAGGCGAGGGATTTACCGTTGCAATCTACAACCCGTGGAGCCGCAAGCGTCGCGAGAACTTCGAGGCATGCTGTGAAATCCTGCTGGAACACCGCGCACCCGACACGCCCGTGGGCATCGTCCACGGCGCGGGCCGCGAGGACGAGGAAGTCGAAATCGTGGAACTCGGCGAGTTGGAGGAACTCGGCGAGACCGACCTCATCGACATGACGACTACTATCCTCGTCGGCAACGAGGAAACCTACGTCTGGGACGATCGGATGGTGACGCCACGGGGCTACGAGTCGAAATATGACTATTGAATACCAAGTCCGACTTGACCGCGACGCCTGTGACGGAATCTTCGCGTGTCTGGTCCGCGACAACCGCTTCACCGAGGCGTCGGACGGGCTGGCGACTATCGACACCGACGGCAGCGCCAACGGTGACGACGAACTGACCGCACGATTCGCCGACGAGCGAATTGAAGACGCCCGGCAGGCCGCCCGTGCGTGTCCAGTCGGTGCAATCAACGTGACGGCGGTGGACGATGAGTGAAACTGCCGACGCAGCCCCGGGACCTGCCGAGGACTTGCTCGCGGCCACGCCGGAAACGGCGTATTTCTGGGGTCGCGTCGCGGGCGATGGCGAGCTCACAGGGAACTGCGTGACCGTCCACACAGAGGACGAACGCGCGGCGGATGCGCTGGCGACGATCGCAGGTGCCGACCGGACCGGCCACCAGGTTGCCGCCCGCGAGTCAGCCCATGATGCCTCCATCGTCCGGTACGAGGACGAATACGAGATACAGGTCTTCGGTTCTCCGGCTGACCGCGCGGGTGCGGCGCTCGGATTGCCAATCGATGGCCAGCCGGGCGGCTATCGATTCGATTCGTTCGCCGACCATCGCGCGCCGCTAGTTCGTGGCCTCCTCGAAGCCTGCGGAACGGTTTGTTTCCGCGAATCATCGGGATCGGTCGGGATTTCGTTCGTCCATGGCGACGAGAGCCTGCTGCAGACGATTCGCTCGTTGCTCGCCGACGCCAACCTGCATGTTCCTACCGATGACCTCGCCGAGACTTCATCGGGCGGCTACTGGTTCGGACTCGCAGACGATGCGGATACTGGGGAATTCGCTGAGTGGGTCTATACCGGAAGCGACGAATCGGGGTGCTACTCTGATGGACGACGACAGAAACTCCGCCGGAGCGTCGAGCGCGCGACCGGCAGCGATGTCGGTGATCTCGGATGACGGCTAGTGCTCAAGACGTACCGGCCGAACTTGACGATGAGGCGGTCCTGCTGGTCGGTCACGGCTCTCGGCGCGAGAAGTCGAACGAGCAAGTTCGCACGCTGGCCGCCCGAATGGAAGAGCGATTGGGCGTCCCCGTCGATGCGGGATTCCTCGAGCTCGCTGCCCCGTCGATTGCCGACGCCATCGTTGGACTCGCACCGACCGTCTCGACGGTGAGTGTGGTCCAACTCTCTCTGTTCGCGGCGAGCCACGTCAAAAACGACGTGCCGGTGGCAGTTCGGCAGGCCCGCACGGCTCACCCCGAACTCACAATCCACAACGGATCCCACCTCGGTGTCCACCCCGCCATTATCGACTTACTTGATGACCGGGCAGCGGCAGTCGAGTCGGCGTTGGGAATCGACCGCGCGACCGATGATGTGGCGGTGGTGCTCTGTGCGCGAGGATCGAGCGATCCGGACGCCAACAGCGACGCGCACAAACTCGCCCGACTGCTGTATGAAGGTCGGCCGTTCAGTCGTGTTGAGACGTCGTTCATCGGAGTTACCGAACCGCGCCTCAACGAGACGTTGCACTCGGTCGCCAAACACCGGCCCGATGCCGTGGTCGTGCTCCCGTACATGCTCGGCGATGGCGTGCTCACCGAGCGAGTCCGCGATCGGACGACCGAATTCGACGACGATTATCCCTACGTCGATACCGGGGCCGGCGACCCGCTCGGCATCGACTCACGACTACTGGATGTGCTCGCCGACCGCTGGCAGGAAGCCAGAACCGAGAGCGTCGAGATGTCGTGCGACACTTGCAAGTACAAGGTCGAACTCGACGGCTATGAGGAGGACACCGGCGGTGCGCGGGCGATGCTCCGGGCGCTGACCCACAATGAGACCCACGCCGACCGTGAGAACGTCGCCGACGATCCGCACGGACACGACGCGCCCGAAAAACACGTTACTGTCTGTACGAACCAGACCTGCGCCACAGACGGCTCGCCAGCCGTGCTCGAACGCCTCCGTCAGGAAGCGCGCGATTCGGACGCATGTGACGTTCGCATCA
This window contains:
- a CDS encoding IS701 family transposase translates to MLPITSFLSCTEPIDQLECFSTRQKHHAKTYVTGLVAASNKTVQGISNHVLPAKSERALNKFLTEYDWDENQLNRERLELLQQANETRWTSEGVVIIDDTFTHKVGEHIPNAGKFYDYTVPGYIWGQNLIYALYADEKTTYPLGFRLYEKDAQRRVELAIELVDELSEIGVPADTYLFDTSYCSEEFVMCLETYGKEWVSAVKSNARVSYGGERIRVDALGKRIDIVPRTISSETYHIWTQKRDVSRLGEVKLLITEKEPNEEGEASVKYIVSNKIDAPASHLIELYAMRWRVETVFRDTKQDLGLGDCELRHAAGASRHWHLLMLAYSLLKLGAADSALGTILAHASSLRNDIKRSFRESVQNLLSWALNSPDRSTDELMHQIEGMFV
- a CDS encoding GHMP family kinase ATP-binding protein: MKATAQAHPIQGLIKYHGLRDTEYNIPYHDSISICTTPSKTRTTVEFGYRRDSCLVNGAEIDSEGYERATTVLNRIRSLAGIDTSARVVSENTFESNVGLGASASAFAALTLAAATAAKLELSRKELSAVARRGATSAARSITGGFSHLRSDRCDENCVAEPIANSFDEDIRIVVGLVSQYKQTSHAHRETPQSHLFDGRLAYIHGALAEMREAIQNGNFKSTFALAEQDSLSLLAVTMTGPEGWIYWRPETLRLLSLTRRLRENGIPVFFSSDTGATAYLNTTAEHAGKVANEVEALGIESRIWQVGGGAKIADYHLF
- a CDS encoding DUF7839 domain-containing protein; its protein translation is MSKNTDDADGSSVLQSKRNATRYQILVQIAERQPAVSQREIADAIGVTAQAVSDYLLDLVEQEYAIKHGRGRYEVTKEGVDWLMSQTDELHEFVQHVSEDVIGQVETETAIAKTAISEGETVSLTMQEGVLRALSGDVGNATAVAVTDANADRDVGITNFDGVVDYDVGTVTIVSVPHVENGGSATVDPDLVSDYVDTHELIATAGTEALAAVRTASFEPHIRFGTVAAVREAAMKGLDVLLLATTNVLSAHTDELREGNISYEVVDAAEE
- the cbiT gene encoding precorrin-6Y C5,15-methyltransferase (decarboxylating) subunit CbiT, encoding MSRVSLPHEAKAGPTKPEVRAVLLSKLDLGPTDHFTEVGSCTGAVTVEAARRAGRVTALERKPERLETTRKNLSANDVNGVKFREAEAPDGLPDDADVLFLGGSRNYETVLDHAVETGIDRVVMNVSRLEIAGAAAEAFRERDLLDEIVQFQVSHGYDLAGATSFDSDNPVYMLVGGTGEVAADGGTQ
- a CDS encoding cobalt-factor II C(20)-methyltransferase, whose translation is MTLHGVGLGPGEADLVTVRGKRILESAAVVYSPGRLSRSVATEHVPKARIGNLDFPMTRDEDELRRAWKKAAEEIAPRAHEETVAFVTLGDPNVYSTFGHLRRTLSAFHPAVDIEIVPGVSAVTAFTTALGIEIASGADIALHEAARGAAPTGPDRMVLFKVTDVPATHESLVAAGYDIVYGRRLYMEQGETIVTDDPAALADRDYYTLAYAEKRDLDVEPATATFETATTEPTSDGKATKTDGGSTSKGNRELTDETPSEVARIERAEGELCGDEVSGVSR
- a CDS encoding cobalt-precorrin-4/precorrin-4 C(11)-methyltransferase, giving the protein MTDPQDAIDSETASTIERDPRIGERTAGEMQEGIPFIGAGPGDPGLLTVTGKKLVESADLVVHAGSLVNSELLSKFCADAEQVSSIGKNLEELVPLMRDAHEDGRTVVRLHSGDPAIYGAALEQMDALEHEGVRTYLVPGVTSAFAASATLRTQLTLNGVANHVAFTRPQGKTLDPEEDHIGEFVGMGDVTTCIYLGTHAVGETMDRLLDEGHDPETPVAAVYHASWPDEDIVEGTIATIGEKLEDAGYRASAMVVIGDAARKAGYERSYLYGDWANRGQSEADD
- the cbiG gene encoding cobalt-precorrin 5A hydrolase; its protein translation is MSTDTTDTNTDDTDEESGGHCSTADSDGEVAEEIAIISFERKLDTAHEIEDGIGDGYDRVDIIEYHGDVFEEHWGEYDCFIGLMASGIAMRKTAPLLDSKWDDPAIVVVDEELTWAIPITGGHHGANQVAHDLSTLGAVPAMTTASEAAGKQGVESKAKALDTHVVNGDSTVATNLAVLNDELGPVARLDGPRAVLVDDDVTVLKRNGDEGVVLGTGTVSGVKKEQVLDAWQDSLSALGLDFAAVDFVATGTRKEGEEGMYDAAQEIGAGVVLFEKETLEEFEGPSSSRSKELIGWPGIAEASAIAGGRDHELTREKERFDDAVTVAVGR
- a CDS encoding precorrin-3B C(17)-methyltransferase — its product is MTSESTQGMGTLYVVGIGPGLPHVMTQRAKDIVSTADCVIASNLYQEFLRQDGTIPSEDAVTDGGMAVHPDGTEQEIVRSSMGQQVELAREAFERVRNGEDVAHVSGGDPNVYGKSDLLFTMAEAEDANDVPIEIVPGVTAALGGAANLGAPLSNDFCTISLSDKWRGWDEIEEKLRAAAISEFVIVLYNCWRDYERAIDVLREERDDDVPIGIFNDAGRGDAGRNLDDETHTITTLGDANDHDDEVGGMGTSILVGTHETNVWENDHRQYLVTPRGGRDVEDF
- the cobJ gene encoding precorrin-3B C(17)-methyltransferase, whose amino-acid sequence is MNTDDTIDNDASTEPETNCGSNSAETESRSNCGASTETDGGVTSAASTDDSVSKCGGSSESSESNCGASKKEKTDEKVASTVDDFDADPGRFVAVGLGPGQAEGMTQRARAALMAAEHIVGYTTYIDLLPAEVIESADDLYDTPMCGEVSRTEEAIDRALAGNDVAIIGSGDPNVYALSGLALEILESKGATASMVDFEVVPGVPAAQSCGARLGAPLVNDTVSISLSDHLTPMEDIESRLHAVAGEGFTVAIYNPWSRKRRENFEACCEILLEHRAPDTPVGIVHGAGREDEEVEIVELGELEELGETDLIDMTTTILVGNEETYVWDDRMVTPRGYESKYDY
- a CDS encoding ferredoxin; amino-acid sequence: MTIEYQVRLDRDACDGIFACLVRDNRFTEASDGLATIDTDGSANGDDELTARFADERIEDARQAARACPVGAINVTAVDDE
- a CDS encoding CbiX/SirB N-terminal domain-containing protein, with protein sequence MTASAQDVPAELDDEAVLLVGHGSRREKSNEQVRTLAARMEERLGVPVDAGFLELAAPSIADAIVGLAPTVSTVSVVQLSLFAASHVKNDVPVAVRQARTAHPELTIHNGSHLGVHPAIIDLLDDRAAAVESALGIDRATDDVAVVLCARGSSDPDANSDAHKLARLLYEGRPFSRVETSFIGVTEPRLNETLHSVAKHRPDAVVVLPYMLGDGVLTERVRDRTTEFDDDYPYVDTGAGDPLGIDSRLLDVLADRWQEARTESVEMSCDTCKYKVELDGYEEDTGGARAMLRALTHNETHADRENVADDPHGHDAPEKHVTVCTNQTCATDGSPAVLERLRQEARDSDACDVRITRSSCLGRCGDGPMVTVSPDGIWYGGVGTDDVERIVSSHLDRDRIVSDLVDQTL